From one Triticum aestivum cultivar Chinese Spring chromosome 4B, IWGSC CS RefSeq v2.1, whole genome shotgun sequence genomic stretch:
- the LOC123090834 gene encoding uncharacterized protein isoform X1 has product MADTKLGATAMAQCQEGSAEEGQEHRLRAALRHLQAESGVLERLIYKHRNQHRGAAYFQYLLKVRRDMKLLLSANLAEVINAVFPVITCHKPANTILVPNRQGKRKPGANHSHYKRLLGVARLLSQMAEPVMKGAVQISFLLARSFFVELCTAVLALLARVRVLTQQMLLDVVSVHNKVTDLTDKKQAVKISIDKVQAFREYYPSSNDPNTILECVWVKDKFVLHEKTKASSQKTQDEGLKCTPDSSIKYETIGLVSEDVTLSEMESLDGANTPAKQQHDASLSDQPDKATRCGDAGDSHSGRRLPNDQNTPGSLVSTPGAAPAPRRDVKPDTRKRVAFIAVGKTKVTVTPPETSSSVAAKKQRVDTIPRTTAG; this is encoded by the exons ATGGCAGATACCAAGCTGGGAGCGACCGCCATGGCGCAGTGTCAAGAGGGTTCGGCGGAGGAGGGGCAGGAGCATCGCCTGCGGGCGGCGCTGCGCCACCTGCAGGCGGAGTCCGGAGTGCTCGAGCGCCTCATCTACAAGCACCGGAACCAGCACCGTGGCGCCGCCTACTTCCAGTACCTCCTCAAG GTGCGGAGGGACATGAAGCTACTTCTCAGTGCCAATCTCGCGGAGGTCATCAACGCGGTGTTCCCGGTCATCACCTGTCATAAGCCGGCCAACACTATTCTTGTTCCGAACAG GCAGGGTAAGAGGAAGCCTGGTGCAAACCATAGCCATTATAAGAGGCTTTTGGGGGTTGCCCGTTTGCTGTCCCAG ATGGCTGAACCTGTTATGAAGGGAGCAGT TCAGATCAGCTTTTTACTTGCTAGATCTTTTTTTGTAGAACTTTGCACTGCAGTGCTTGCTTTGCTTGCAAGAGTGAGGGTCCTGACCCAACAG ATGTTACTTGATGTTGTATCAGTGCACAACAAGGTTACTGATCTTACGGATAAAAAGCAGGCTGTTAAGATCAGTATTGATAAAGTACAG GCTTTCAGAGAGTACTACCCCTCGAGCAATGATCCCAATACTATCCTGGAGTGTGTATGGGTGAAAGATAAATTTGTTTTGCATGAAAAGACCAAAGCTAGCAGTCAGAAAACCCAAGATGAGGGTCTGAAGTGCACTCCGGATTCATCAATCAAGTATGAGACCATTGGACTTGTTAGTGAAG ATGTGACATTATCAGAGATGGAAAGCCTTGATGGAGCAAACACCCCAGCCAAGCAACAACATGATGCTTCTCTGTCTGACCAACCAGATAAAGCCACCCGTTGCGGCGACGCTGGAGATTCTCACAGTGGGAGGCGACTACCAAATGATCAAAACACTCCGGGCTCTCTTGTTAGCACGCCCGGTGCTGCGCCGGCACCACGCAGAGATGTCAAGCCCGATACGAGGAAGAGAGTGGCGTTCATTGCGGTGGGGAAAACAAAAGTCACGGTGACACCGCCTGAAACATCATCATCCGTAGCTGCCAAGAAGCAAAGAGTGGACACGATTCCACGGACCACCGCAGGATAG
- the LOC123090835 gene encoding myosin-binding protein 2 yields the protein MASEAAVAPGACRAAGVCGRSGRAARLLACALLEWVLIALLLANGVFSYLIARFAAFFGLPPPCALCSRLAVDSLFDAPHRRGAGAEPLRRVLCDGHAAEVSRLGYCRAHRRLADAADMCEDCGAASGKALLSWMRRSELGERDLACACCGVALESGFYSPPFLLPTPSAAAHDPGRGCEQDGHGDVVFVSEDGPVIELFDEKPLVEDDSIGVISAHRAGIAGSVERLVSLESIDSLAVGVPELSSEPSGEGEGAVDHVAVEQNDVVPEKKVNADEEKFVAASDVQHSPHQMNNGLKEMSSEDKQVEQGTLEHELFSMPSDTMEHGFVVGKSDGNTEEVLVQQAEIKIECDAVPMEGGSHDSEASNKNTEENQVQQAEPGQELDSVMIHPREYVDEECEEEKIELKQELDSAALDSWEQVTEISNENIENHVEQPELNHLSTFMAAGKDDIEVDPTEDLLPSLHQLSDGHSISSDKSSPDCSDVEDKRVSDKPTHIEDISYLQELPDPKAVTADTRSVDSSVANIFTDLESVELVSVDQLKSALGAAHKSLSTLYAELENERSAAAIAADETMAMINRLQEQKAAMQMEAMQYQRLMEEQSEYDQEALQRLNDLVVKRDKERQDMERELELYRHKIHLYEAKERRKMSRHKADDPNGSSSASSSAEDSDDLSQSFYEGDESAHGLNGSNGSSPTDVVLHETASHIVTLDGSLADCEEERLSILEQLKVLEERLFDLEDEESDNLKMDKHFTEDNHSNGASNGFSDEDISFKLHDSRKGVSNGGKKLLPLFDDATMRNGNGLLTKQGTVADPSAEVVLELAKEQDKLAIASEIDQVHERLQALEADKEFIKQCVRSLNKGGKGFVLLQEILQHLRDLRRIEQRARNNSGEVSPHYVHPYTD from the exons ATGGCCTCGGAGGCGGCCGTGGCGCCGGGCGCCTGCCGCGCCGCGGGCGTGTGCGGGAGGAGCGGCCGGGCCGCGCGGCTGCTCGCCTGCGCGCTCCTCGAGTGGGTCCTCATCGCGCTGCTCCTCGCCAACGGCGTCTTCTCCTACCTCATCGCCCGCTTCGCCGCCTTCTTCGGCCTGCCGCCGCCCTGCGCGCTCTGCTCCCGCCTCGCCGTCGACAGCCTCTTCGACGCGCCCCACCGCCGCGGCGCCGGGGCCGAGCCACTGCGCCGCGTGCTCTGCGACGGGCACGCCGCCGAGGTGTCGCGCCTCGGCTACTGCCGCGcgcaccgccgcctcgccgacgcCGCCGACATGTGCGAGGACTGCGGGGCCGCGTCCGGGAAGGCGCTGCTGTCGTGGATGCGGCGGAGCGAGCTCGGCGAGCGGGACCTCGCCTGCGCCTGCTGCGGCGTCGCGCTCGAGAGCGGCTTCTACTCGCCGCCCTTCCTGCTCCCCACGCCGTCGGCCGCGGCGCACGACCCGGGCCGCGGCTGCGAGCAGGACGGCCACGGAGACGTGGTCTTTGTGTCCGAGGACGGCCCTGTGATCGAGCTCTTCGACGAGAAGCCATTGGTGGAGGATGATTCCATCGGTGTCATTTCAGCTCACCGCGCTGGCATTGCCGGCAGCGTTGAGCGATTGGTGTCTCTTGAATCCATTGACTCCTTGGCCGTCGGTGTGCCTGAGCTGTCATCTGAGCCCAGTGGTGAAGGGGAGGGAGCAGTTGATCATGTCGCCGTGGAGCAGAAcgatgtggtgccggagaagaaggttaATGCCGACGAGGAGAAATTTGTGGCGGCCTCTGATGTTCAGCACT CTCCTCATCAGATGAATAATGGTTTGAAAGAGATGTCATCAGAGGATAAGCAAGTTGAACAGGGCACTTTAGAACACGAATTGTTTTCCATGCCATCTGATACCATGGAGCATGGATTTGTTGTTGGCAAATCTGATGGAAATACTGAAGAGGTGCTGGTTCAACAAGCTGAGATAAAGATAGAGTGTGATGCTGTGCCAATGGAAGGTGGATCACATGACTCAGAGGCTTCGAACAAGAATACCGAGGAGAATCAGGTTCAACAAGCTGAGCCGGGTCAGGAATTGGATTCAGTAATGATACATCCCagggagtatgttgatgaagaatgTGAAGAGGAGAAAATAGAGTTGAAACAAGAATTGGACTCTGCGGCACTTGATTCTTGGGAACAAGTTACTGAGATTTCAAATGAGAACATTGAAAATCATGTTGAACAGCCAGAGCTAAACCATTTATCCACTTTTATGGCAGCAGGCAAAG ATGATATTGAAGTTGATCCAACAGAGGATCTTCTACCAAGCTTGCACCAACTTTCTGATGGACATTCAATAAGTTCAGACAAATCATCTCCTGACTGCAGCGATGTTGAAGATAAGAGGGTTTCTGATAAACCAACTCATATTGAAGATATCAGTTATTTACAGGAATTACCAGACCCTAAAGCAGTGACTGCTGATACCAGGTCTGTTGATTCAAGTGTGGCTAATATTTTTACTGATCTGGAAAGTGTTGAACTGGTGAGTGTTGATCAACTCAAGTCTGCTTTGGGAGCTGCCCACAAGTCATTGAGTACACTATACGCAGAGCTTGAAAACGAGAGGAGTGCAGCAGCTATAGCTGCTGATGAGACCATGGCAATGATAAATCGCTTGCAAGAACAGAAAGCTGCAATGCAGATGGAGGCGATGCAGTACCAGCGGCTTATGGAAGAGCAGTCGGAGTATGATCAAGAAGCACTGCAGAGGCTGAATGATCTGGTTGTGAAGAGAGATAAGGAGAGGCAAGATATGGAGAGAGAGCTCGAGCTGTATCGCCACAAGATTCATCTCTATGAGGCGAAGGAGAGGAGGAAAATGTCCAGGCACAAGGCCGATGACCCGAATGGATCATCCTCAGCTTCATCAAGTGCTGAGGACAGTGATGACCTTTCCCAAAGTTTCTATGAGGGCGATGAGTCTGCCCATGGTCTGAATGGAAGCAATGGCAGTAGTCCCACTGATGTTGTTTTACATGAAACTGCTAGTCATATTGTTACGCTTGACGGCTCGCTAGCTGACTGTGAGGAAGAGAGGCTCTCCATATTGGAACAGCTGAAAGTGCTGGAGGAGAGGCTTTTCGACCTCGAAGACGAAGAATCCGATAACTTGAAGATGGACAAGCATTTCACAGAAGATAACCATTCAAACGGCGCCTCAAATGGTTTCTCTGATGAGGACATCAGCTTCAAACTTCATGATAGTAGGAAAGGCGTAAGCAATGGAGGAAAGAAGCTCCTCCCTCTGTTTGATGATGCTACCATGAGAAATGGGAATGGCCTCCTAACAAAGCAAGGTACCGTCGCAGACCCTTCGGCAGAAGTCGTGTTGGAACTTGCCAAGGAGCAAGATAAGCTTGCGATTGCCAGTGAAATCGATCAAGTCCATGAGCGCTTGCAAGCTCTCGAGGCCGACAAGGAGTTCATAAAGCAGTGCGTGAGGTCCTTGAACAAAGGAGGCAAGGGTTTTGTTCTTCTTCAGGAGATCTTGCAGCATCTTCGGGACCTCAGAAGGATCGAGCAGCGTGCACGGAACAACTCTGGAGAAGTCTCGCCCCACTACGTGCATCCTTACACGGATTGA
- the LOC123090833 gene encoding DEAD-box ATP-dependent RNA helicase 21 has translation MKRSFDAMEAKPVFLSKEERQRLALERRQAAVADQRRSALDILQSLPRPPPPPPPSVAPRDSSSSHRDPSDRDRGDRGDRDRDRDRDRRRDDDSRRDRDRDRDRDRDEPSRRDRDRDRDRDRDREHRDRERGERDKDREKDRLEKMAEREREKELEAIKEQYLGSKKPKKRVIKPSEKFRFSFDWENTEDTSRDMNMLYQAPHEARLLYGRGFLAGIDRREQKKAAAVFEKETRAEQRRKFGVEDRPEDDVADKKKAAAAEMYDAFDMRVDRHWSEKGIEEMTERDWRIFREDFNISYKGSRIPRPMRNWPESKLGTELLRAIEKVGYKKPSPIQMAAIPLGLQQRDVIGIAETGSGKTAAFVLPMLSYITRLPPISEDNEAEGPYAVVMAPTRELAQQIEEETVKFATYLGIKVVSIVGGQSIEEQGFKIRQGCEVVIATPGRLLDCLERRYAVLNQCNYVVLDEADRMIDMGFEPQVVGVLDAMPSSNLKPENEEEELDEKRIYRTTYMFSATMPPAVERLARKYLRNPVVVTIGTAGKATDLITQNVIMVKESEKMSRLQKILTDLGDKTAIVFCNTKKSADNRAKDLDKAGFRVTALHGGKSQDQREISLDGFRNRRFNVLVATDVAGRGIDIPDVAHVINYEMPSSVDTYTHRIGRTGRAGKKGLATSFLTLDNTDIFFDLKQMLTQSNSPVPPELARHEASKFKPGSVPDRPPRRNDTVYASH, from the coding sequence atgaagCGTTCCTTCGACGCCATGGAGGCGAAGCCGGTGTTCCTCTCCAAGGAGGAGCGCCAGCGCCTCGCGCTCGAGCGCCGCCAGGCGGCCGTCGCCGACCAGCGCCGCTCCGCGCTCGACATCCTCCAGTCGCTCCCGCGgccccctccgccgcctcccccgTCCGTCGCCCCCCGGGACTCCTCCTCGTCCCACCGCGACCCCTCCGACCGGGACAGGGGGGACAGGGGGGACAGGGACCGCGACCGGGACCGGGACCGCCGCCGCGACGACGACTCCCGCCGGGACCGAGATCGGGATCGCGACCGCGACCGCGACGAGCCTTCTCGCCGGGACCGGGACCGGGACCGCGACCGCGACCGGGACAGGGAGCACCGGGACAGGGAGCGCGGGGAGCGGGACAAGGACCGGGAGAAGGACCGGCtggagaagatggcggagagggagcgggagaAGGAGCTGGAGGCCATCAAGGAGCAGTACCTGGggtccaagaagcccaagaagcgGGTCATCAAGCCCTCGGAGAAGTTCCGCTTCTCCTTCGACTGGGAGAACACGGAGGACACCAGCCGCGACATGAACATGCTCTACCAGGCGCCGCACGAGGCCCGCCTGCTCTACGGCCGCGGCTTCCTCGCCGGCATCGACCGGCGCGAGCAGAAGAAGGCGGCCGCCGTGTTTGAGAAGGAGACCCGTGCTGAGCAGCGCCGCAAGTTCGGCGTGGAGGACCGGCCCGAGGATGATGTGGCTGAtaagaagaaggccgccgccgcggAGATGTATGATGCCTTCGACATGCGGGTGGACAGGCACTGGTCTGAGAAGGGCATCGAGGAGATGACCGAGCGGGATTGGCGTATTTTCCGCGAGGACTTCAATATCTCCTACAAGGGGTCTCGCATACCCCGGCCGATGCGCAACTGGCCCGAGAGCAAGCTTGGGACTGAGCTGCTTCGTGCTATTGAGAAGGTTGGGTACAAGAAACCATCGCCCATCCAGATGGCTGCCATTCCGCTTGGTCTCCAGCAGCGTGATGTCATTGGTATTGCCGAGACAGGTTCGGGCAAGACTGCAGCTTTTGTGCTTCCTATGCTGTCGTACATTACTCGCCTGCCGCCTATTAGCGAGGACAATGAGGCCGAGGGTCCTTATGCTGTTGTCATGGCACCTACTCGTGAGCTTGCTCAACAGATTGAGGAAGAGACGGTCAAGTTTGCAACCTATCTAGGCATTAAAGTCGTTTCCATTGTTGGTGGTCAGTCCATTGAGGAGCAAGGTTTCAAGATTAGGCAGGGCTGTGAAGTTGTAATTGCAACGCCTGGTCGGCTTCTTGATTGTCTGGAGAGAAGGTATGCTGTGCTCAACCAGTGCAACTATGTTGTACTTGACGAGGCTGATAGGATGATTGATATGGGATTTGAGCCACAGGTTGTTGGTGTCCTTGATGCGATGCCATCAAGTAACCTGAAACCTGAGAATGAGGAAGAGGAACTGGATGAGAAGAGGATTTACAGGACAACTTATATGTTCAGTGCCACCATGCCACCTGCTGTCGAGCGCCTTGCGAGGAAGTACCTCCGGAACCCAGTTGTCGTCACAATTGGTACAGCTGGCAAGGCCACAGATCTGATAACCCAAAATGTGATCATGGTGAAGGAGTCAGAGAAGATGTCACGACTCCAGAAGATACTCACAGATCTTGGGGACAAGACGGCCATTGTATTCTGCAACACAAAGAAGTCAGCAGACAACCGTGCCAAGGATCTGGACAAGGCAGGTTTCCGCGTCACAGCACTGCATGGAGGGAAGTCACAAGATCAGAGGGAGATCAGCCTTGATGGATTTAGGAACCGCAGGTTCAATGTTCTTGTGGCGACTGATGTTGCAGGGCGTGGTATTGATATTCCTGATGTCGCTCATGTTATTAACTATGAGATGCCTAGTTCAGTTGATACATACACACATCGCATCGGAAGAACAGGGCGTGCAGGAAAGAAGGGACTTGCCACTTCATTCTTGACTCTGGATAACACTGATATTTTCTTCGATCTGAAACAGATGCTTACTCAGAGCAATAGTCCCGTCCCTCCAGAACTTGCTAGGCATGAGGCGTCAAAGTTTAAGCCAGGATCGGTTCCCGATAGACCTCCAAGAAGAAATGACACTGTCTATGCATCTCACTGA
- the LOC123090834 gene encoding uncharacterized protein isoform X2 — translation MAQCQEGSAEEGQEHRLRAALRHLQAESGVLERLIYKHRNQHRGAAYFQYLLKVRRDMKLLLSANLAEVINAVFPVITCHKPANTILVPNRQGKRKPGANHSHYKRLLGVARLLSQMAEPVMKGAVQISFLLARSFFVELCTAVLALLARVRVLTQQMLLDVVSVHNKVTDLTDKKQAVKISIDKVQAFREYYPSSNDPNTILECVWVKDKFVLHEKTKASSQKTQDEGLKCTPDSSIKYETIGLVSEDVTLSEMESLDGANTPAKQQHDASLSDQPDKATRCGDAGDSHSGRRLPNDQNTPGSLVSTPGAAPAPRRDVKPDTRKRVAFIAVGKTKVTVTPPETSSSVAAKKQRVDTIPRTTAG, via the exons ATGGCGCAGTGTCAAGAGGGTTCGGCGGAGGAGGGGCAGGAGCATCGCCTGCGGGCGGCGCTGCGCCACCTGCAGGCGGAGTCCGGAGTGCTCGAGCGCCTCATCTACAAGCACCGGAACCAGCACCGTGGCGCCGCCTACTTCCAGTACCTCCTCAAG GTGCGGAGGGACATGAAGCTACTTCTCAGTGCCAATCTCGCGGAGGTCATCAACGCGGTGTTCCCGGTCATCACCTGTCATAAGCCGGCCAACACTATTCTTGTTCCGAACAG GCAGGGTAAGAGGAAGCCTGGTGCAAACCATAGCCATTATAAGAGGCTTTTGGGGGTTGCCCGTTTGCTGTCCCAG ATGGCTGAACCTGTTATGAAGGGAGCAGT TCAGATCAGCTTTTTACTTGCTAGATCTTTTTTTGTAGAACTTTGCACTGCAGTGCTTGCTTTGCTTGCAAGAGTGAGGGTCCTGACCCAACAG ATGTTACTTGATGTTGTATCAGTGCACAACAAGGTTACTGATCTTACGGATAAAAAGCAGGCTGTTAAGATCAGTATTGATAAAGTACAG GCTTTCAGAGAGTACTACCCCTCGAGCAATGATCCCAATACTATCCTGGAGTGTGTATGGGTGAAAGATAAATTTGTTTTGCATGAAAAGACCAAAGCTAGCAGTCAGAAAACCCAAGATGAGGGTCTGAAGTGCACTCCGGATTCATCAATCAAGTATGAGACCATTGGACTTGTTAGTGAAG ATGTGACATTATCAGAGATGGAAAGCCTTGATGGAGCAAACACCCCAGCCAAGCAACAACATGATGCTTCTCTGTCTGACCAACCAGATAAAGCCACCCGTTGCGGCGACGCTGGAGATTCTCACAGTGGGAGGCGACTACCAAATGATCAAAACACTCCGGGCTCTCTTGTTAGCACGCCCGGTGCTGCGCCGGCACCACGCAGAGATGTCAAGCCCGATACGAGGAAGAGAGTGGCGTTCATTGCGGTGGGGAAAACAAAAGTCACGGTGACACCGCCTGAAACATCATCATCCGTAGCTGCCAAGAAGCAAAGAGTGGACACGATTCCACGGACCACCGCAGGATAG